The following nucleotide sequence is from Kwoniella shandongensis chromosome 9, complete sequence.
TCCAACAATCGCTCGTAGAGGTTTCGAgtcttctctcgttctccttcgccaGCCTCGAAGTCGATGTATGCTTTCCAGACGATCTCGGGCATGTCCAAAGCTTGTTGCACAGCAAGCTCGAAGATGGCTCGTACACGCTCGAAGTCTTCGACGGCACTTTCGACTTGCGTCCACTGGATCCAGGCAGAACTGAGGGAGGGGTCGTACTGCAAAACCGGTTAGAAACCGGCAGTGGACAGGATCAAGGCGAACAGACTTACTGTCAAGAATTTCTCGTATAATGTTCTCACTCGATCGAACTCTCGTAacctcatctccaactcaATGTAGCCGGTAAACAGTTTAGGCTTGGGGCACATTCCAATACCAGCACCGAGCACCTTTCTGGCAGCAGTAACGTCCAGCCGTCGGATCTCGAAGTAGGCGTATGCGAGCCAGAGCTATTAGACGTCAGTTTCGATCTTGTACAATCCGCACGCATACTGGCTTACCTTGGCGAACGTGAAAGTTTTGTGGGGGACGAGTTTGACTGCAGCCTTGTAGACGTCTCGTGCACGGTCGTAGTCCTTCGTGTCGATTTCCTCAAATGCGGCGTATTGTAACCAGACTGAGGAACTGTCAACATTTCGGTCTACCTTAAGTAGATCAAACTCACGATATATGTATCTTCTCCAGTATCGCTTTTCCAGTGCGGGAGGGACGTTGGCCACTGCTCTCTCATACACCTCTCGTACTCTTGTAGgctcaacatcttctccatcctccttgtcgGCTCGGTACGCATCCTCTTCTAATCTTGCTAATGAGAACCAAGCATCGTAGTTTGTCCCATCGTACGCTAGTTCTTCCTCATACTGTATTCTTCGCTTTCCAAGAACGGTGAGTTCGACACCAGCACGGTCGCCATCTGCGAAATTGTCAGCATATCTCCTGCGCAGATTGACTAGACAACAACGCACGTTGCTTTTCGAACTTGGTGTAGGCCGAGTATACTGAAGGGAAAATCAGCAGGCCGTCGTGCAGTCATATATGCGGTCACTTACAGCTCGCTGATTttgatcgaggaagacgagcaagagcaaACTGTGACGAGTCAGCGTGTGATCTACAACTTTCCCAATCCcctctactcaccttgtagaTCACTCGAGCTCGCTCAAATTCCTTTAACCGTGTCTCCATCCTAGCAAAAGCCGCAAACACAGCTTGGGCTTTCTCcacttgctcctcctcatctccaaaGAACTCGAGTGCTGTCTGGAACACCTCTCGAGCTTTGTCTAGCGGAATCATCAGTATGGGCATATTTTAGAAAATGTGAGTATACTTGCCAGGTTGCGCCCTTTCCTCCTCAAACTTCGCCCAAGTCACCCAGTTCTTCGGGATGGGTCGACATCCAATCCACCTCTCGTATATAGCCGAAGCCCTATCCAGCTCGTTAtatctctcttccagcttGATGTAACTCTGCCATGCTTTGTCATTCGGCTCCCATTGCATCCATCTTTCGAAGATCTGTCGAGCGCCAGGAACGTTAAGAAGGAGTTCTTCTAGGTAGACGTATTTGTACCACAGCTGAAGTACCATCAAAGGTAGTCAGCACAAAACCGTAAACAACGGCATGGACTACTCACAGCATCGACACGAGGTAGAAGAGTGACAGCACGATCAAACAGATTTCGAGCATGGTTGATATTCCTCGCCTTCAGCTCCATATCGGTGTACTTCAGCCAGAGCTCGACCGATCTGGGATCCACATCCAACGCTCTCTCGTAGATCGACCGAGATCGATCAAACTCATTTTGACTAGCTTCCCATTGAGCGTATTTGATCCAAGCTACGAGACACCCATCAGCATCAAGATTGATTTGATTAGATATggtaactcacctcgaatACTATCTCGAGAATATCTGATTCTTCCCTCGAACTccgttctcttcctcccttggAATTCTGAAAGCTCTTCTAAGTCCTGTACTCGCTGTCTAGGCGCTTGGATAGCGGGTTCCTGTCGCTCTTGAGCTTCTCGGAGAAGTTGCTCGGCGGTAATCTACAGGTAAATGCACAGCGAGTGTTCAGCGTACAGAAGAAGCCGGGAAAGCGTCCGGAAAGGCTATAACTTACCTGTACCGCGGCCGCAGCACGGTTCTTCACTCGTGGAGCGCGATCGCGAGCATCTCGACCCGACATTGCGACGGCGAACAGTAGTGTTTTAGGATTAGAGAGAGGTGTATGTACAAGGAGATAACAATATTCTACGTATTGTGTTGAGGTGATGCGCGCAGGTCAAAGATCCAGCAATGGAAGTGGCAGATGCGGAGTTTAAGTCCAAAACTCGAGTGTGGCACTGTGCCGAGTGCATGTGTTTCTAACGAAGTACCGCCCCTGATGGGATTTTTAACATGCATCGTTGCAACAACATGATTATTGAGAGTCTATGATGGCACTACAGAGCGCTGAGGTGTGAAAGTCACCTCATTTTTGTAGGTTGAACATGCGAAATTGACGGTGATTGGCGGAAGAAGCACCTTTGCCCGGGCAGATGCCACAAATAACACTCACTCGTGTACATATTCATCCTTGTCCGTGCCGTATCATTTCTTTATTTTTTGCTACCTCAGACCACTACAGAATTCAATTCTACGATAACGGGTGGACGAGACTGATATATGGCCAAACTAAGCGCCTAATACCGTGTACGTCACGTTCTCCACCCACGCGACGGTTGTCCGTCTTTACTGACACTTACAGCGTCGCAAACTCACTCCCTGTGTCCATGGGTGTTCGCGTCCTACTACGAGGGGCCGATCGTGAGCGCTAGCTGTGGCAACAAGAGAATAAGGGTAACACGAGCGTGCTCCGCCCTGAAGGACCTCAGTTATGGTAGCAAAACAGAAGAAAAGGTTCGATCAAAAGCCAAAAAGAGTTGGATCCGCAGGGAATTGAACCCTGGATCTCCTCAACGCACCAATCATGCAAATGAGGCGCCTTACCACTGGGCCACAAACCCGCCGTTGATGTTTGGAAGAGCGGTTATGTTGACATAGTATTCGGGAACGATGGAGCCTACTTGCGTTGTATTGGGAATATGATCATTATGATACCTTAGCTTTTTGGCTCTCTGCTGCGAATCCAAGTCACAACATTTCTCTGTCAAACTCCCTCCTGATTCGAGATGCTATTATTGTCATCAATCCTTTTTTTTTGGGTGAGATTTGTAGCAAATGCGGTTGTGTCAGGGGcatcacaccgaccagccaatgaccaagattcgacccaaaacagtattgtagatgtgaagttcgcgtgtgtcatggacttaagggtataacatatatacagctaagtcgagactgatcgggtgactactaagatcgtggttacggtggctaagttcatgtactacggtgaagactaaaatcgagaatcgctggggattcgttctcttgactacggttgttccttcatctatatccctttgcgattctcgcttgttctcggttatgttcatgttcccggttgccaattgctaaaaggccatattctggactgtcatgaatgacaactaccaagaccaacatccttgggtatatatagccagaatcgggaggttcagcagaatcccgattatcgtgaccttttatagtgcgatgcgatgctcggatagcgtagttggccactggctaggcaatgcgttattacatggactcacatgtattggtaaagatctaagattcgcggtacgacgatgtgatagttctaagttcgtatgAACGTGTCaaggttttatgaattacgacgagtttcaTGGCATGTTCGCaattatcggtatacggtcgtgaca
It contains:
- a CDS encoding pre-mRNA-splicing factor CLF1; this translates as MSGRDARDRAPRVKNRAAAAVQITAEQLLREAQERQEPAIQAPRQRVQDLEELSEFQGRKRTEFEGRIRYSRDSIRAWIKYAQWEASQNEFDRSRSIYERALDVDPRSVELWLKYTDMELKARNINHARNLFDRAVTLLPRVDALWYKYVYLEELLLNVPGARQIFERWMQWEPNDKAWQSYIKLEERYNELDRASAIYERWIGCRPIPKNWVTWAKFEEERAQPDKAREVFQTALEFFGDEEEQVEKAQAVFAAFARMETRLKEFERARVIYKFALARLPRSKSASLYSAYTKFEKQHGDRAGVELTVLGKRRIQYEEELAYDGTNYDAWFSLARLEEDAYRADKEDGEDVEPTRVREVYERAVANVPPALEKRYWRRYIYLWLQYAAFEEIDTKDYDRARDVYKAAVKLVPHKTFTFAKLWLAYAYFEIRRLDVTAARKVLGAGIGMCPKPKLFTGYIELEMRLREFDRVRTLYEKFLTYDPSLSSAWIQWTQVESAVEDFERVRAIFELAVQQALDMPEIVWKAYIDFEAGEGEREKTRNLYERLLERTSHVKVYVSYALMEVSVLGGGEDEDGNEIEGEAGDPELARAVFARGYKDLRERAEKEDRALLLEAWKSFEQQHGTEEELAKVEEMMPTTRKRWRKADDGSGALEEYWDLIFPDDERDANPTSFKFFQAAQAWAAQRQGDGEDGGLSYDLPSDSDEDEDEADEADEKGDEGEAEAMDQDE